CATTACAGGGCTGTTAAGAAGAGTGAAAGAAATAAGTGTGAAAAGTGGCTCTCCTTGTCTCTGGCACAGGCTCAGAACCTGTGAGCTAAATGTGAGCTCCATGCTGTGTCTCCCCCACAGAGCCGATACCCAGGCTTATGTGGTGGGTGAGTGAGTGGGGAGGATGTGCAGCCCACCCTGTAACCGGAGTGCTGCTGTCCTCTCCTGGGTTCAAGGATTTGGTTGCTCACCCCCGAGGCGCTGGAGCCAGCATCTCTGCTCTTGCCTCCTCTTCTGCCCCAGGCATCTACGTGTGTGCCCAATGTGGCTATGAGCTGTTTTCCAGCTGCTCAAAGTATGCACACTCATCCCCATGGCCGGCCTTCACCGAGACCATCCATGCTGACAGTGTGGCCAAGCGTCCAGAGCACAATCAGCCTGGAGCCTTAAAGGTGGGTGGTAGCAAATGGGGGGCGGTGAGGAGGTGTCAGCCAGGGGGGTCCTGAGAGCCCCCCCCCTTCCTGCTGTTCCCCCTACAGCTGTAGGGGCCTAGGGTCTGTCTATTCCAGGCCTCTGGCTTCAGCCAGGGGAGCTGACACCCCAAACTATTGGGAGAGCCTGGGGTCCTGGTGGGAACAGGGAAACAAGATGGTTTTCCGGGGCTGGTTCTGGGCCAAGGCCAACCTCCCATGCCAGCAGTTACCTTGGGAAATAGGCATGGGGAGGACCCCATGTGCTGGTGGTAGCAGGGGCCATGGCTGCAGCTGTTTTCATGGCTGTCTTGTGTTCTTCCCAGGTGTCCTGTGGCAGGTGTGGCAATGGGCTGGGCCATGAGTTCCTGAACGATGGCCCCAAGCGTGGACAGTCCCGCTTCTGAATATTCAGCAGCTCACTGAAGTTCATCCCTAAAGGTGAGCTTGCCTGCCGGCAGCTGGGCACAGGCCTGTGTACAGGCCTTTAGAGGCCCAGGGCACACTGTTCTCATGCACTTACAGTGACAAAGCATGGGGGCACCAAAGCGTGCTGCCCAGGGCCACT
Above is a window of Physeter macrocephalus isolate SW-GA unplaced genomic scaffold, ASM283717v5 random_321, whole genome shotgun sequence DNA encoding:
- the MSRB1 gene encoding methionine-R-sulfoxide reductase B1 isoform X1 — its product is MSFCSFFGGEVFQNHFEPGIYVCAQCGYELFSSCSKYAHSSPWPAFTETIHADSVAKRPEHNQPGALKVSCGRCGNGLGHEFLNDGPKRGQSRFUIFSSSLKFIPKGKETSASQGQ